From a single Miscanthus floridulus cultivar M001 chromosome 8, ASM1932011v1, whole genome shotgun sequence genomic region:
- the LOC136471787 gene encoding two-component response regulator ORR12-like, which yields MDTVAPHVLIVDDTFVDRLVASRVLKSCNIQVTIVEGPKQALDFLDMENDVKLILTDYCMPGMTGYDLLMEVKESPKLKHIPVVIMSSDNIPERMQKCLDAGAKEYIIKPIKAVDVPRILSYI from the exons ATGGACACTGTTGCTCCACATGTACTCATAGTTGATGACACCTTTGTTGATCGCCTTGTGGCATCTCGAGTCTTAAAGAGTTGTAACATTCAAG TGACAATTGTGGAGGGCCCAAAGCAAGCCTTGGATTTTCTAGACATG GAGAATGATGTAAAGCTGATTCTAACCGATTATTGTATGCCTGGTATGACTGGGTATGATCTTCTGATGGAGGTGAAG GAATCACCAAAGTTGAAGCATATCCCTGTGGTGATCATGTCTAGTGACAACATCCCTGAAAGGATGCAAAA GTGCCTGGATGCAGGGGCAAAGGAGTATATCATAAAGCCTATCAAAGCTGTTGACGTGCCCCGTATTTTGAGCTACATTTGA